The genomic segment CACGGCTTCGACAATCTGCCCACCCATCAGCGATCCAGCGAGCACGAGCGCGCGAGCCCGAGGCAGCCGTGCCACCGCACGAACCGCCTCTGCCAGCGCCTCCTCGCCGACAAGGGGGATCGTATCCACCGAAATCTTCTCGCCACGAATGTTGTGGCGATCCGCTTCCGAGATCGCACCAATTGCCACCTGCCCGACCTGTGCGCCACCGCCGATGATGATGATGCGCTTGCCGTAGACACGCTGGAACGTTTCGACGCGCTCGATGTCCTGCACGATGGGCATGGCACCGAGCTCCTCGAGCATTGCAGCCGCCGCGCGGACGTTGATTTCGAGGTACACGCGGCTGCGGTCGTCTCGATGGTCCAGGATCTCGACTGATGCGATGTCGCCGTCATGTCTGGCGATCACACCGGTGAGTTGATGCAGGATGCCTGGTCCAGCGTCCGAGGTCACCACGATCGCAACCGGTTCCGACTGGCTCATCGGCAGGATGGTACCACGGCGCTCAGGCGCGGGTGAACGCCACTCCGCCAATGACCAGGCCGGCGCCAGTGAGCTTGAGCCAGCCAATCGGCTCGCCCAGCCAGAGCCCAGCGACGACCAGCGCTGCAATTGGGACCATGTTCGCGTAGATGGACGTGCGCGGCGCGCCAAGACGCTGAACCGCGGTGTACCAGACCGTGTAGGAAAAATTAAGTGCGAGGACCGATGAAAAGATCACGGCAATCCAGGTCATGTCGCCGATCTCGTGCCAGGGCGTCGCGACCAGCACGGTGGATCGGTGAACGAGATAGAGCACCGTTCCCATCGCCATCGAATAGCCGGTGACCACGACTGGCGGATGGCGCGCGAGAAGCGGACGGGCAGCCACGGTATAGACGGTCCAGCACAGCGTTGCGGCAATCATCAGCAGATCGCCAGCCAACGAGGCACCCGCGCCGCCGTCGCCATGCCCGACGACCAACCACACGCCGGCCACCGATAGCGCGGTGCCGAGCCAGTGCAGCCAGCCGACGCGCTCATGGCCGAGCGCCGCGCTCGTGAGCGTGACCGCTACCGGCGTGGTCGCGAGGATGAGTGACGCGTTCGCGGCGCTCGTCCTCGCGAGTCCCTCGATGAACAACGTCTGATAGAGGAACTGGCCGACGACAGCCAGCAGTACGAGCAGGCCGACATCCTGCAGGGAGAACGATCTGCTGCCGCCGCGCGGGCGCGGATGCAGCCAAATCATCACGAGGAACACGAGCGAGGCAAGCGCCAGGCGTAGGAGGTTGAAGCCGTGCGGCGGGAGCTCGCGCAGCACGAAT from the Luteitalea sp. genome contains:
- a CDS encoding EamA family transporter → MNGGGSQGPPQLLFAQKVSSSPLVAVPRLSRMDGWLLLATFVWGSNYGVVKFVLRELPPHGFNLLRLALASLVFLVMIWLHPRPRGGSRSFSLQDVGLLVLLAVVGQFLYQTLFIEGLARTSAANASLILATTPVAVTLTSAALGHERVGWLHWLGTALSVAGVWLVVGHGDGGAGASLAGDLLMIAATLCWTVYTVAARPLLARHPPVVVTGYSMAMGTVLYLVHRSTVLVATPWHEIGDMTWIAVIFSSVLALNFSYTVWYTAVQRLGAPRTSIYANMVPIAALVVAGLWLGEPIGWLKLTGAGLVIGGVAFTRA